The following are encoded in a window of Brevibacillus sp. DP1.3A genomic DNA:
- a CDS encoding nucleotide sugar dehydrogenase translates to MTQPVRVAVVGLGFVGLPLALTYAMKGANVIGIDVLPHVVDEINAAHSHHLESYQGKTLPEILKEQIEAKRFRATSSYEEAAAEVHNYIVTVGLPVHNGDPDLGPLKSCAQALGRVLKKGDTIMIRSTVVPGTTEDVILPILEETSGLVAGVDFFLTYCSERIAEGRAFEEFIHMPLVLGGINEQSAEKGKELLSFISETDITITDIRVVETAKVIENIQRDVNIAMVQEFARFSEAFGIDTFELIKVANTHTRVNLLSPGPGVGGFCLPNALYYLQPKARELEVNLPILQLARNTNDAVPEVLIGMLEQALKNNGKTLVGSRVAVLGMAMKDFSNDDRVSPVHDLIKVLIAKGVDVRSYDPAVPTVYDHKVDSLEKAVNGADALFLTAVQKEFAEADWANVAEKMADAPILFDTKNRIPRDLVSKATVVRI, encoded by the coding sequence ATGACTCAACCTGTACGCGTAGCTGTTGTGGGATTGGGGTTTGTAGGCCTGCCGTTGGCGCTTACCTATGCCATGAAAGGAGCAAACGTCATCGGTATTGACGTCTTACCGCATGTCGTCGATGAGATCAATGCGGCACATTCCCATCACCTGGAGTCCTATCAGGGAAAAACGTTGCCAGAGATCCTCAAAGAGCAGATTGAAGCAAAACGTTTCCGTGCAACGTCCTCCTATGAGGAAGCGGCTGCGGAAGTCCATAACTATATTGTAACAGTCGGATTGCCTGTTCATAACGGCGATCCAGATCTCGGACCGCTGAAAAGCTGTGCACAAGCGCTCGGTCGCGTACTGAAAAAAGGCGATACCATCATGATCCGCAGTACCGTCGTACCAGGAACGACAGAAGATGTGATTCTGCCGATTTTGGAGGAAACAAGCGGTCTTGTTGCTGGTGTCGATTTCTTCCTGACATACTGCTCGGAGCGAATTGCAGAGGGGCGTGCTTTTGAAGAGTTCATCCATATGCCGCTCGTTCTGGGTGGTATCAATGAACAAAGCGCTGAAAAAGGAAAAGAGTTGTTGTCCTTCATCAGCGAGACGGACATTACGATCACGGATATCCGCGTAGTTGAGACAGCAAAAGTCATCGAGAACATCCAGCGTGATGTGAACATTGCGATGGTACAGGAATTCGCTCGTTTCTCCGAGGCATTCGGCATCGATACGTTCGAGTTGATCAAGGTTGCCAATACGCACACGCGTGTAAACCTGTTATCGCCAGGACCGGGTGTAGGTGGCTTCTGCTTGCCAAATGCGCTGTACTACTTGCAGCCTAAGGCACGTGAATTGGAAGTAAACCTGCCGATTCTGCAACTGGCTCGCAACACGAATGATGCAGTACCAGAAGTGTTGATTGGCATGCTCGAGCAAGCCTTGAAGAATAATGGCAAGACATTGGTAGGAAGCCGCGTAGCTGTATTGGGGATGGCGATGAAAGACTTTTCCAATGACGACCGCGTAAGCCCTGTCCACGACCTGATCAAGGTGCTCATAGCAAAAGGAGTAGACGTTCGTTCCTACGATCCGGCTGTTCCGACTGTGTATGATCACAAGGTTGACAGTCTGGAGAAAGCAGTGAATGGAGCAGATGCGTTGTTCCTGACTGCTGTCCAAAAGGAATTTGCTGAGGCGGATTGGGCCAATGTCGCTGAAAAGATGGCTGACGCGCCGATTCTCTTCGATACGAAGAACCGCATCCCGCGTGATCTTGTCAGCAAGGCGACTGTGGTGCGCATTTAA
- a CDS encoding endonuclease MutS2: protein MEQRVLKTLEYDKIVALLIDKASCTYGKEKASELIPFLRLDEVITAQQGTEQAATVLRLKGSVPLGGIRDIRGPVQRARLNAMLAPMELLDIASTVMAGRRLKTFLLDMCEDHELPLLQQEAERIEGLRELETEIRRCIDENGDILDSASLELRQVRQEIRQLESRIREKLDQMTRSSTYQKMLMENIVTIRGDRFVIPVKQEYRSVFGGIVHDQSASGATLFIEPEVIVEMNNKLRELRLREEREVERILYVLTEQVSFAVEALIENTEALTELDFMFAKAQLAWSMKAICPRINDRGYVNMRKARHPLIPREVVVPVDVELGGEYQAIVVTGPNTGGKTVSLKTIGLLSLMTMAGLHIPAEEESEMTVFSSVFADIGDEQSIEQSLSTFSSHMTNIIQILAKMDDKSLVLFDELGAGTDPTEGAALAMSIIDHVIDSGARLVATTHYSELKAYAYDRPEVINASVEFDVQTLRPTYRLLIGVPGRSNAFAIGRRLGLPEHIIDVARGSISEEDNQVESMIASLERNRKSAEADRLAAKAAREEAEELRRQLEEERAQFAEEKNKRMERAEDEARIAVQLAKEEAETIIRELREMMAEGMEIKEHRLIDAKKRLGNAVLELEKEKVKKPAKAVRATQIKVGDEVMVTSFGQKGTVLEKVNNEEFLVQIGIMKMKVKRDDMHVQNSIQQKPQAAPYTSVKRRSENIKMDLDLRGYNVEDSIREIDQFLDDALLAGLHSVSIIHGHGTGVLRKGVHEYLRNHRNVKSFRLGGQGEGGVGATIAELK from the coding sequence GTGGAACAACGGGTTTTAAAGACGTTAGAATACGATAAAATAGTCGCCCTGTTGATTGACAAGGCATCTTGCACATATGGTAAAGAAAAAGCATCAGAACTGATTCCTTTTTTACGCTTGGATGAAGTCATTACTGCTCAGCAAGGGACTGAACAAGCAGCAACCGTGTTGCGCTTGAAAGGCAGCGTGCCTCTCGGTGGCATTCGCGATATCCGCGGTCCCGTACAGCGCGCCAGATTGAACGCCATGCTCGCCCCGATGGAATTGCTGGATATCGCCAGCACCGTTATGGCCGGACGCAGGCTCAAAACGTTTTTGCTCGATATGTGTGAGGATCACGAGCTGCCATTATTGCAACAGGAGGCAGAGCGTATTGAGGGCCTGCGCGAGTTGGAAACCGAAATTCGCCGCTGTATTGATGAAAATGGCGACATTTTGGATAGCGCGAGTCTTGAATTGCGACAGGTACGTCAGGAGATTAGACAGCTCGAGTCGCGCATTCGCGAAAAGCTCGATCAAATGACACGCTCGTCTACTTACCAAAAAATGCTGATGGAAAATATCGTTACGATTCGTGGCGATCGTTTCGTTATTCCGGTGAAGCAGGAGTATCGCTCTGTATTTGGCGGAATTGTCCACGACCAGTCGGCATCTGGGGCGACGCTCTTTATCGAACCGGAAGTAATCGTTGAGATGAACAACAAGCTTCGCGAACTACGCCTGCGCGAGGAACGTGAAGTGGAGCGCATTCTGTATGTGTTGACGGAGCAGGTATCCTTTGCGGTAGAGGCTTTGATCGAGAACACAGAAGCGCTGACAGAGCTCGATTTTATGTTTGCCAAGGCTCAGCTTGCCTGGAGCATGAAAGCGATTTGCCCACGTATCAATGATCGCGGATACGTAAACATGCGAAAAGCGCGTCATCCACTCATTCCACGAGAAGTTGTCGTTCCTGTAGATGTGGAGCTAGGTGGAGAGTATCAGGCGATTGTTGTGACTGGCCCGAATACAGGCGGAAAAACCGTTTCCCTCAAAACAATCGGACTGCTGTCCTTGATGACCATGGCAGGCTTGCATATTCCTGCAGAGGAAGAGAGCGAGATGACTGTATTCTCCTCCGTTTTTGCCGATATCGGGGATGAGCAATCCATCGAGCAGAGCCTGTCTACATTCTCGAGCCATATGACCAATATTATTCAAATCTTGGCGAAAATGGACGACAAGAGCTTGGTTCTGTTTGACGAGCTAGGGGCAGGAACAGACCCGACAGAGGGTGCTGCTCTGGCCATGTCCATCATCGACCATGTGATTGATTCCGGCGCGAGATTGGTCGCAACGACTCACTACAGCGAATTGAAGGCGTATGCCTACGATAGACCAGAGGTCATCAACGCCAGCGTAGAATTTGACGTACAGACGCTGCGTCCTACTTATCGCTTGCTCATCGGGGTGCCAGGTAGGTCCAACGCGTTTGCCATCGGAAGACGTCTGGGATTGCCAGAACACATCATTGATGTAGCGCGCGGCTCAATCAGTGAGGAAGACAATCAGGTCGAGAGCATGATCGCTTCGTTGGAGCGTAATCGCAAGTCGGCGGAAGCAGACAGGTTAGCGGCAAAAGCGGCACGCGAGGAAGCGGAAGAGCTGCGTAGACAGCTGGAAGAAGAGCGCGCGCAATTTGCTGAAGAGAAAAACAAGCGAATGGAGCGAGCAGAGGACGAAGCGCGAATTGCTGTCCAACTCGCAAAAGAAGAAGCTGAAACGATCATTCGCGAGCTGCGCGAAATGATGGCAGAAGGCATGGAAATCAAGGAGCATCGTCTCATCGATGCGAAGAAGCGCTTGGGCAATGCCGTCCTTGAGCTGGAGAAGGAAAAGGTGAAGAAGCCAGCAAAAGCAGTTCGTGCCACACAGATCAAGGTGGGCGACGAGGTAATGGTGACGAGCTTCGGACAAAAAGGAACCGTGCTGGAAAAAGTAAACAATGAAGAATTCCTCGTGCAGATCGGGATCATGAAAATGAAAGTGAAGCGCGATGATATGCATGTACAAAACTCGATCCAGCAAAAACCACAAGCGGCTCCGTACACCTCTGTGAAGCGTCGCAGTGAGAATATCAAGATGGATCTCGACTTGCGCGGCTACAACGTCGAGGACAGCATTCGGGAAATCGATCAGTTTTTAGATGATGCTCTGTTGGCAGGCTTGCACTCGGTCTCCATTATTCACGGACACGGGACAGGGGTACTGCGCAAAGGCGTGCACGAGTATTTGAGAAATCATCGCAATGTAAAATCCTTCCGCTTAGGTGGTCAAGGAGAAGGCGGCGTAGGTGCTACCATTGCCGAATTGAAATAA
- a CDS encoding DUF350 domain-containing protein — protein MESLLHNPYFATAAYFTVSGLAMVLFLAIFELVTRYRVWEELKRGNMAVAMATGGKIFGIANIFRYSIQAHLSLGEALIWATFGFFLLLSAYFIFEFMTPTFNVDQEIAKDNRAIGFIAMVLSIGFSYIIGASLPR, from the coding sequence ATGGAAAGCCTTCTACACAATCCATATTTTGCAACTGCAGCTTATTTTACTGTGTCTGGACTGGCGATGGTTTTATTCTTAGCCATTTTTGAACTAGTGACGCGTTATCGTGTTTGGGAAGAATTGAAGCGTGGGAACATGGCAGTAGCAATGGCAACAGGCGGGAAAATTTTTGGGATCGCGAACATTTTCCGCTATTCCATTCAGGCGCATTTGTCTTTGGGCGAAGCATTGATTTGGGCGACATTCGGATTTTTCCTGTTGTTGTCTGCTTACTTCATTTTTGAATTCATGACCCCTACATTTAATGTCGATCAGGAAATTGCAAAAGATAACAGGGCCATTGGTTTTATTGCGATGGTCCTGTCCATCGGTTTTTCGTATATCATAGGGGCATCCTTGCCTCGTTAG
- a CDS encoding phage holin family protein, whose product MTIMRHIVRFIVAAVVLMFVGFLVPGFSVSSFWTALFAAVVIALIGWAVEAIFGDRISPYNRGIIGFLVSAVVIYLTQFIVSGFRVTILGALLASLVIGIIDLFIPIKTHMDMRNGDAGNKQET is encoded by the coding sequence TTGACGATCATGCGCCATATCGTCCGCTTTATCGTCGCTGCCGTAGTCCTGATGTTTGTCGGATTTCTGGTCCCCGGCTTTTCGGTTAGCAGTTTTTGGACAGCTCTGTTCGCGGCCGTTGTCATCGCACTGATTGGCTGGGCCGTAGAAGCCATTTTCGGAGATCGAATTTCGCCGTACAATCGTGGTATTATTGGCTTCTTGGTCAGTGCCGTCGTGATTTATCTCACTCAGTTCATCGTCTCTGGCTTCCGCGTAACGATTCTTGGAGCGCTTCTGGCTTCCTTGGTGATCGGGATCATCGACTTGTTTATCCCGATCAAAACCCATATGGATATGCGCAATGGAGATGCCGGGAACAAGCAGGAGACATAG
- the zapA gene encoding cell division protein ZapA has product MQGDGKNRLTVDIFGQQYRLSGKASVNHIRMVAGFVDDKMNEIANGNHRLDTAKIAVLSAVNIADEYFRLRQEYEELLKIIQEEAKAKPID; this is encoded by the coding sequence GTGCAAGGTGATGGGAAAAATCGTTTGACGGTGGACATCTTTGGCCAACAATACCGGCTCAGTGGCAAGGCAAGTGTCAATCACATACGCATGGTGGCCGGTTTCGTTGATGATAAGATGAACGAAATCGCAAACGGCAACCATCGACTGGATACTGCCAAAATTGCCGTACTTTCTGCGGTTAATATCGCGGATGAATACTTCCGCTTGCGTCAGGAGTACGAAGAACTGCTGAAAATCATTCAGGAAGAGGCAAAGGCTAAACCGATAGATTAA